From a single Paenibacillus sp. FSL R5-0345 genomic region:
- a CDS encoding alpha-N-arabinofuranosidase has protein sequence MAERAILNTDIRKGTINKNIYGHFSEHLGRCIYEGIWVGEDSPIPNTNGIRNDVVKALKEIQIPVLRWPGGCFADEYHWKDGIGDREARKRMINTHWGGTVENNHFGTHEFMELCEMLECEPYINGNVGSGTVQEMSEWVEYLTFGGVSPMSELRQQNGHQEPWSVTYFGVGNENWGCGGNMRPEYYADLYRQYQTYVRNYGDNRIHRIACGPNVDDYHWMEVLMREATRFMDSITLHYYTIPGPAWENKGVATGFETSEWFSTLEKALRMDELITKHGVIMDKYDPDKRVGLIVDEWGTWYDVEPGTNPGFLYQQNSIRDALVAGVTLNIFHKHSDRVRMANIAQTINVLQAVILTEGEKMLLTPTYHVFNMFKVHQDAELLDLAIDSGTYSFEGREIPEVSASASVTDAGIIHVSLCNLNHAASATVPLELRGLSGQKVEVTGTTLVGDKIDAHNTFSQPDAVVPEAFTAFTLEGDLLNVELAPMSVTVLEIKPKA, from the coding sequence ATGGCAGAGCGCGCAATACTTAACACAGACATTCGCAAAGGCACAATAAACAAAAATATTTATGGACATTTCTCTGAGCATCTAGGACGTTGTATTTATGAAGGTATTTGGGTTGGAGAAGATTCACCGATTCCTAACACTAATGGTATTCGTAATGATGTTGTGAAAGCGCTTAAAGAAATTCAGATTCCAGTGCTTCGCTGGCCGGGTGGATGTTTCGCGGATGAATATCATTGGAAAGATGGTATTGGTGATCGCGAAGCCCGTAAGCGGATGATCAATACGCATTGGGGCGGCACGGTTGAGAACAACCATTTTGGTACGCATGAATTCATGGAATTATGTGAGATGCTGGAATGTGAACCTTATATCAATGGTAATGTGGGAAGTGGTACGGTTCAAGAGATGTCCGAATGGGTGGAGTACTTAACCTTTGGCGGTGTTTCACCAATGTCTGAGCTTCGCCAGCAGAATGGACATCAAGAGCCTTGGAGTGTGACTTATTTTGGCGTTGGTAATGAGAACTGGGGCTGCGGCGGGAATATGCGTCCAGAATATTATGCAGATCTTTATCGCCAATATCAGACGTATGTACGTAATTACGGGGACAATCGTATTCACCGGATCGCTTGTGGTCCTAACGTGGATGATTATCACTGGATGGAAGTTTTAATGCGTGAAGCTACACGCTTTATGGACTCGATTACCCTTCATTATTATACGATTCCTGGTCCAGCATGGGAGAATAAAGGGGTAGCAACAGGCTTTGAAACTAGTGAATGGTTTAGCACCTTAGAAAAGGCACTTCGCATGGATGAGCTGATTACTAAGCATGGCGTTATTATGGATAAATATGACCCGGATAAACGAGTAGGCCTTATCGTTGACGAATGGGGAACTTGGTATGATGTTGAGCCGGGTACGAACCCAGGATTTCTATATCAGCAGAATTCGATTCGGGATGCCCTAGTAGCTGGTGTGACACTGAATATCTTCCATAAACACAGTGATCGGGTACGGATGGCAAATATTGCTCAGACCATTAACGTGCTTCAAGCGGTGATTTTAACCGAAGGAGAAAAAATGCTGCTAACGCCTACCTATCATGTATTCAATATGTTTAAAGTCCATCAGGATGCTGAGTTGTTGGATTTAGCAATCGATAGTGGAACTTACAGCTTTGAGGGCCGCGAGATTCCTGAAGTGTCTGCCTCAGCTTCTGTAACAGACGCTGGAATCATTCATGTCAGTCTTTGCAACTTGAATCACGCTGCCTCAGCTACTGTACCCCTAGAGCTACGAGGTCTTTCCGGGCAGAAGGTTGAAGTGACCGGCACTACGCTCGTTGGTGACAAGATAGATGCTCATAATACATTTAGTCAGCCAGATGCAGTCGTACCGGAGGCTTTTACAGCCTTTACACTTGAAGGTGATCTTCTTAATGTAGAGCTGGCTCCAATGTCAGTAACTGTGCTGGAGATTAAGCCAAAGGCATAA
- a CDS encoding extracellular solute-binding protein, translating into MKKKFGILLATVLTLTTVLAGCGGKDDSKTITFWTPLTGDDGAYMDQIVKDYNATNPEIKVKHVITADMYTKISTVLASNKGVPDLAIIHADRVPGFVKQGVLEAMQDTVLPAQPELKAENYLPQAWNTGNIDGTQYTVPLDIHSNVMYYNKDLLKKYNAESFLDDNVVTIDEMLSLQGKLDEGDYVVNDALLGWVILAQIQDLGGDIQVDGKPAVNTPVFKQAFENVKKIADAGLMTPFGEDGYLMFQSQNVLFSTDGTWSSTAHAGVEGLNFGVTNVYSPTPDKFTNRSSSHLFAMLKNDKRTDEKEAGIANFLEYVRTNSMEWAKAGQNVASNVVNQSPEYQNYMQSFFTSNEKEIESLYIYTYEYYPYIAEAVDTYCADIVRGNVDLDETLATMQKFVEDKIAESSSAAK; encoded by the coding sequence TTGAAAAAGAAATTCGGTATATTATTGGCAACAGTTCTAACGTTAACGACAGTGTTGGCAGGATGTGGTGGTAAAGATGATAGTAAGACGATTACATTCTGGACACCGCTGACTGGTGATGATGGTGCTTATATGGATCAAATTGTTAAAGACTACAATGCTACAAACCCAGAAATTAAAGTAAAACACGTGATCACGGCTGATATGTACACAAAAATTTCTACTGTTTTAGCTTCCAACAAAGGTGTTCCTGATTTGGCGATTATCCACGCTGACCGTGTTCCTGGGTTTGTTAAGCAAGGTGTCTTAGAAGCCATGCAAGATACCGTATTGCCAGCACAACCTGAACTAAAAGCTGAAAATTACTTACCTCAAGCTTGGAACACTGGTAACATCGACGGAACGCAATACACAGTACCTCTTGATATCCACAGTAATGTAATGTACTACAATAAAGATTTGCTCAAGAAATATAATGCGGAGTCATTCTTAGATGATAATGTTGTTACGATTGATGAGATGCTCTCCTTACAAGGTAAATTGGATGAAGGCGACTATGTAGTTAACGATGCTTTGCTGGGCTGGGTTATCTTAGCTCAAATCCAAGATTTGGGCGGAGACATCCAAGTTGATGGTAAGCCGGCTGTTAACACCCCTGTATTTAAACAAGCCTTTGAAAATGTTAAGAAAATCGCTGATGCGGGTCTGATGACTCCATTTGGTGAAGACGGTTACTTGATGTTCCAATCCCAAAACGTACTATTCTCTACAGACGGAACTTGGAGCTCTACAGCACATGCTGGGGTTGAAGGCTTGAACTTTGGTGTAACAAATGTTTATTCTCCAACACCTGATAAGTTCACGAATAGATCTTCTTCTCACTTGTTCGCTATGCTGAAGAACGACAAGAGAACGGACGAAAAAGAAGCGGGTATTGCTAACTTCTTGGAATATGTTCGTACAAACTCGATGGAATGGGCAAAAGCTGGACAAAACGTAGCAAGTAACGTAGTTAACCAAAGCCCAGAGTACCAAAATTATATGCAATCTTTCTTTACTTCTAATGAAAAAGAAATTGAATCCCTTTACATTTACACATATGAATACTACCCATACATTGCGGAAGCAGTAGATACTTATTGTGCAGATATTGTTCGCGGCAACGTTGATCTTGATGAAACCCTAGCAACTATGCAGAAATTTGTAGAAGATAAGATCGCAGAAAGCAGCAGTGCAGCCAAATAA
- a CDS encoding ArsR/SmtB family transcription factor, with protein MKLDLSEESLPVYEALASSVRLHLLRLLAENPMNVKELAAAVNLSSAIMTMHVRKLEAAGLIQTHMAPGRSGLQKICTLAAESTEITFPGRQINERKSYRKEIPVGHYSDFLIEPTCGLATTEQVIGSFDDPRYFWDLERMNAGILWFGKGYIEYKIPNFLLSSQQPEELIITMEIASEAPSINNNWPSDITFTLNGVKLGFWTSPGDYGDRRGKYTPAWWPALTNQYGLLKQLRVTPKGTFMDGLKLSDVTLDQVNIRNKQWTFKLSVDEDAEHIGGITLFGKGFGNYNDDLIVELFYTDA; from the coding sequence ATGAAACTTGACCTGTCGGAAGAATCTCTTCCCGTCTACGAAGCTTTAGCCAGCTCAGTGCGTCTACATCTGTTGCGTTTGCTTGCCGAGAATCCTATGAATGTCAAGGAATTGGCCGCAGCGGTAAATTTGAGCAGCGCCATTATGACTATGCATGTCCGCAAGCTGGAAGCTGCAGGACTAATCCAGACACATATGGCACCTGGACGAAGTGGTCTGCAAAAGATCTGTACACTAGCTGCTGAAAGTACCGAAATCACCTTTCCGGGCAGACAAATCAATGAGCGCAAAAGCTACCGCAAGGAAATTCCTGTTGGACATTATTCCGACTTCCTGATTGAGCCTACCTGCGGTCTAGCAACTACGGAGCAAGTGATTGGCAGCTTTGATGACCCCCGTTATTTCTGGGATCTCGAGCGTATGAATGCTGGTATTCTTTGGTTCGGCAAAGGATATATCGAATATAAAATTCCTAACTTTCTCCTCTCCAGTCAACAGCCAGAGGAACTAATTATTACGATGGAGATTGCTTCCGAAGCGCCCTCCATTAATAATAATTGGCCCTCCGATATCACTTTCACACTGAACGGAGTGAAGCTCGGATTCTGGACAAGTCCCGGTGATTACGGAGACAGACGCGGCAAATACACACCGGCTTGGTGGCCAGCACTCACGAACCAATACGGCCTACTTAAACAACTGCGCGTAACACCTAAAGGTACATTTATGGATGGTCTGAAACTCTCTGACGTTACACTGGATCAAGTGAACATCCGTAACAAGCAGTGGACCTTCAAGCTTTCTGTCGATGAGGATGCCGAGCATATTGGCGGCATTACCCTTTTTGGCAAAGGCTTTGGCAACTATAATGACGATTTAATCGTTGAGCTGTTCTATACAGATGCCTAA
- a CDS encoding LamG-like jellyroll fold domain-containing protein: MRKTTRKLTASLLALTLLVPAPLISAASASDSKATVQSTQQQTVDYMGHWAQKDFQSWVDKGLISGYGKGIYKPNQEITRAEWVTLINRVFNLQEKSEISFTDVLEAGSHYKDIQKAVAAGYVSGYDDGSFRPQQVVSRQEAAVMLHRLFQLNASANTSAPKDVEDLPSWSQEAVLSLFGEGYLNGYSDGSFKGAKAVTRAEALRMIEKLAGEITSKSGSYTGITTQNMVISSPGVELNNSTISGNLYLTEGIAEGDITLNNITVKGKVYVFGGGENSIVFNNSNVADMVVDKRNGKLRIVTKGSSVIPSVRVHSGVTLEEDSTLTGAGFGRVIIENTLPNDSIITLRGNFDSAEVQALGVPTLHLAAGSIAEVTLKQLAKLRVEASTEIKNLILGINDMITIQGTGKVGFDSRFSHLIKFETPTPTATATIGTGGSGSGGSDGGAVTTPSPTATPTPGATAPTLTNVSVHDPSVVVDKGTYYVFGSHIDAAKSNDLMNWTHFTNGYTTPGNVLFGDLSANLAESFKWAGENDSDSKDGFSIWAPDVFYNEDYKNADGTTGAYMMYYSASSTYIRSAIGFATSQNIEGPYTYGNTVIYSGFTKDEDYDTNSKINKKWTNTNIQKLIDNGTLEGFNPDWFDAGGSYKNKTYTNAIDPTLFYDKDGKLWMTYGSWSGGIFILEIDPATGEPKYPGKDSKTADGRLIDRYFGTHISGGMTKSGEGPYIAYDKNTGYYYLYVTYGGLASDGGYNMRQFRSTNPDGPYVDAAGQSAVLTTSNDHSAVGNKVLGNFMFTNLNSDPDFQTYGYVASGHNSVNYDEETGKIFNFFHTRFPQRGETHELRVHQMFTNEDGWPVTSAHRYTGETITAVKQEDVVGAYQFVNHGKDTSAKIKSTTDIELRSDGTITGSVTGTWELKGEYYADLLLNETENGAAVQNLYKGVFVKQWDSSRQSNVMTFTAMSNKGVTVWGSQIELLSTEQIVSNIKDSLSLGNTSKVYKDLTLPTEAVRGTVITWSSSNTDVVENDGSVTRPEKGLGNATVELTATITLGESTATKTFTIVVMELTGNMLEDGLVAAYDFEGDLSENGDRTDKGTITGNRINNTGGNITYDTGEEGLAAKFDGNSGVRLPNGLIKGNTYTIGMWLNPQELTQFTTAFFGATTDTNWISLLPYGNGGATTRMWFGSQTFHDAEAGMQIPVNQWSHIAFTYDAGAVKLYVNGELKYTGKGFTDVFDSEDAVFSLGVNYWDIPYKGLIDSLRIYESALSAEAVDLLVHGQPDSNVKISTITITEPEKALELGNSFTPQVKVLPTHAGNKKLTWSSSDSNVVSVDALSGTVTALTVGGEAVITATATDGSGVTADYKVKVTDGRVAYFAFDGNLDDSLQLVGTGQVTGIKIEAPTVGNITYGNGISNQAALFDGVSGIRLPDGLIDSDTYTVSMWLNPEQLTKATTTFFGAASINSWISFVPQNSDGITLLWSGQAWYDALTGMTIPEKQWTHVAFTVKNGTVKVYINGVEKFSGEDFPNVFRNKNGVFALGVNYWDVPYKGMIDELKIYSRALKSDEILTEYNSNVN, from the coding sequence TTGAGGAAAACAACTCGTAAACTAACCGCTTCACTTCTTGCACTCACTCTGCTAGTACCTGCACCACTTATTTCAGCGGCTTCTGCAAGCGATTCAAAAGCCACCGTACAATCCACGCAACAACAGACTGTCGATTATATGGGTCACTGGGCACAGAAGGATTTTCAATCCTGGGTAGATAAGGGTTTAATTTCAGGCTATGGCAAAGGAATATACAAACCGAACCAGGAGATCACCCGTGCGGAATGGGTCACATTAATTAACCGGGTCTTTAATTTGCAGGAAAAATCCGAAATCAGCTTCACGGATGTGTTGGAAGCGGGCTCACATTACAAGGATATCCAGAAAGCAGTAGCTGCAGGATATGTATCAGGATATGACGACGGTTCCTTCCGACCCCAACAGGTAGTAAGTCGTCAAGAAGCCGCAGTAATGCTGCACAGACTATTCCAGCTTAATGCTTCCGCGAATACCTCTGCTCCGAAAGATGTTGAAGATTTACCTTCTTGGAGCCAAGAAGCTGTATTATCTTTATTTGGTGAAGGTTATTTGAATGGTTATAGTGACGGCAGTTTTAAAGGCGCAAAGGCAGTAACAAGAGCAGAAGCTCTTCGTATGATTGAAAAGTTAGCCGGGGAAATCACTTCAAAGAGCGGGAGCTATACAGGGATTACCACTCAGAATATGGTTATCAGTAGCCCGGGTGTTGAATTGAACAACTCCACTATCTCCGGAAACCTGTACCTTACCGAAGGTATTGCAGAAGGCGACATTACGCTGAATAACATCACTGTAAAAGGAAAAGTATACGTGTTCGGCGGCGGAGAGAATAGTATTGTATTCAACAATTCTAATGTTGCCGACATGGTCGTAGATAAGCGTAACGGCAAACTCCGCATCGTTACTAAAGGATCGAGTGTCATACCGAGTGTACGTGTACATTCCGGTGTAACGCTTGAGGAAGATAGTACTTTAACGGGCGCAGGCTTCGGCCGGGTTATTATCGAGAATACGCTCCCGAACGATTCAATCATCACGTTAAGAGGGAACTTTGATTCCGCCGAGGTACAAGCGTTGGGAGTGCCTACATTACATCTAGCTGCAGGCAGTATTGCTGAAGTTACACTGAAGCAATTAGCTAAGCTGCGTGTAGAGGCAAGTACAGAAATCAAGAATCTCATCCTTGGCATAAACGATATGATTACTATCCAAGGTACCGGGAAAGTTGGCTTTGACAGTAGATTCAGCCACCTAATCAAATTTGAAACGCCTACTCCGACAGCTACGGCAACCATAGGTACAGGTGGATCAGGTTCTGGCGGATCGGACGGCGGCGCAGTTACTACACCATCTCCGACAGCAACACCTACTCCGGGAGCTACGGCACCAACACTCACCAATGTTTCAGTACATGATCCCTCCGTAGTCGTAGACAAAGGTACGTATTATGTGTTCGGGTCTCACATCGATGCAGCCAAATCAAACGATTTGATGAACTGGACTCATTTCACAAACGGCTATACAACACCGGGCAACGTACTCTTTGGTGATCTTTCCGCGAATCTGGCAGAATCCTTTAAATGGGCTGGAGAAAACGATTCTGACAGTAAAGACGGGTTCTCCATATGGGCTCCGGACGTTTTCTATAATGAGGATTATAAGAATGCAGACGGAACAACTGGCGCTTATATGATGTATTACAGTGCTTCTTCCACTTACATCCGCTCAGCGATTGGCTTTGCCACTTCGCAAAATATCGAGGGTCCTTACACCTATGGGAATACCGTAATCTATTCCGGTTTCACCAAGGACGAGGATTACGATACTAACAGCAAAATCAATAAAAAATGGACAAACACTAATATTCAGAAGCTTATTGATAACGGAACATTAGAAGGTTTCAACCCCGATTGGTTTGATGCAGGCGGCTCTTATAAGAATAAAACATATACAAACGCGATTGACCCTACCTTGTTCTACGATAAAGATGGCAAGCTATGGATGACTTATGGATCATGGTCAGGCGGCATATTTATTCTGGAAATCGATCCAGCTACCGGCGAGCCTAAATATCCAGGCAAAGATAGCAAAACTGCTGATGGACGTTTAATTGACCGCTATTTCGGAACCCATATTTCCGGCGGGATGACCAAATCAGGTGAAGGACCTTATATCGCTTATGATAAGAATACCGGTTATTACTATTTGTATGTGACTTATGGAGGACTGGCATCCGACGGTGGTTACAACATGCGTCAGTTCCGATCAACGAATCCGGACGGCCCTTATGTGGATGCTGCCGGACAAAGTGCAGTGCTCACAACGAGCAATGACCATTCAGCGGTCGGCAACAAAGTCCTCGGAAACTTCATGTTCACAAATTTGAATAGCGACCCTGACTTCCAAACCTACGGTTATGTAGCATCAGGTCATAATTCAGTGAATTACGACGAAGAGACCGGTAAAATCTTTAACTTCTTCCATACTCGTTTCCCGCAGCGCGGTGAAACACATGAGCTTCGTGTGCATCAAATGTTCACGAATGAAGACGGCTGGCCAGTCACTTCCGCTCACCGTTACACAGGTGAAACTATCACAGCTGTTAAGCAGGAAGATGTTGTTGGAGCCTATCAGTTTGTGAATCACGGGAAAGACACTTCCGCTAAAATCAAATCTACAACAGATATCGAACTGCGCAGTGATGGCACCATTACAGGATCTGTAACAGGTACTTGGGAGCTAAAAGGAGAGTATTACGCTGACCTACTGCTCAATGAAACTGAAAACGGAGCTGCCGTACAAAATCTCTACAAAGGTGTATTTGTGAAGCAATGGGATTCCTCCCGCCAAAGCAATGTTATGACTTTCACAGCAATGTCCAACAAGGGCGTTACTGTCTGGGGCAGCCAAATTGAACTGCTCAGCACTGAACAAATTGTATCCAATATTAAAGATAGTTTAAGCTTGGGCAACACAAGTAAAGTATACAAGGATCTTACACTCCCAACTGAGGCCGTAAGAGGAACAGTTATTACATGGTCATCTTCCAATACAGACGTAGTAGAAAACGATGGTTCAGTTACTCGTCCAGAAAAAGGACTCGGAAATGCAACGGTTGAGCTTACTGCTACGATTACACTGGGTGAATCTACTGCAACGAAGACCTTTACTATCGTTGTAATGGAACTGACCGGCAATATGCTGGAAGACGGTTTGGTGGCCGCGTATGATTTTGAAGGAGATCTTTCAGAGAACGGAGATCGTACTGATAAGGGTACAATTACCGGCAATCGGATTAACAATACGGGTGGTAACATCACCTACGATACGGGTGAAGAAGGCCTTGCAGCCAAATTCGACGGTAACTCCGGTGTTCGTCTACCGAACGGTTTGATTAAAGGCAACACCTATACAATAGGCATGTGGCTTAACCCACAAGAATTGACGCAATTCACCACTGCTTTCTTTGGTGCTACAACAGATACCAATTGGATCAGCCTCTTGCCTTATGGAAACGGCGGAGCTACAACTCGGATGTGGTTTGGTAGCCAAACCTTCCATGATGCAGAAGCAGGCATGCAAATTCCAGTTAACCAATGGTCCCACATAGCTTTCACTTACGATGCTGGAGCTGTGAAACTGTATGTTAACGGAGAATTGAAGTACACAGGAAAAGGATTTACGGATGTTTTTGATAGCGAGGATGCAGTGTTCTCCCTAGGTGTAAACTATTGGGATATCCCATACAAAGGTTTGATCGATAGCCTGCGGATCTACGAAAGTGCACTTTCCGCAGAAGCTGTAGACTTGCTAGTACACGGTCAGCCCGACAGTAATGTTAAAATAAGTACGATAACCATAACGGAGCCTGAAAAAGCACTGGAATTAGGAAATAGCTTTACACCTCAAGTAAAAGTACTGCCTACCCATGCCGGAAATAAGAAACTAACCTGGAGTTCTAGTGACTCCAACGTAGTTTCAGTTGATGCTTTAAGCGGAACGGTAACAGCGCTTACGGTCGGTGGCGAAGCAGTGATTACGGCCACCGCGACTGATGGAAGTGGTGTTACTGCTGATTATAAGGTAAAAGTTACGGATGGTAGAGTAGCCTATTTTGCTTTTGATGGAAACCTTGATGACTCCCTCCAATTGGTTGGTACTGGGCAGGTTACGGGAATTAAAATCGAAGCTCCCACTGTAGGTAACATCACTTACGGTAACGGTATCTCTAATCAAGCAGCGCTATTTGACGGTGTTTCGGGTATCCGGTTGCCTGATGGATTAATTGACAGTGATACTTACACAGTATCTATGTGGCTCAACCCTGAGCAGCTCACAAAAGCAACAACAACCTTCTTCGGTGCTGCTTCGATAAATAGCTGGATCAGTTTTGTACCACAGAACAGTGATGGTATAACACTGTTGTGGTCAGGTCAGGCTTGGTACGATGCTCTTACAGGTATGACTATCCCAGAAAAACAATGGACACATGTAGCGTTTACAGTCAAAAACGGTACAGTTAAGGTTTATATCAACGGAGTTGAGAAATTTTCCGGCGAGGATTTTCCTAATGTATTTAGAAATAAGAATGGTGTATTCGCTCTTGGCGTAAACTATTGGGATGTACCCTATAAGGGAATGATTGATGAACTGAAGATTTACAGCAGAGCACTCAAATCAGACGAAATACTGACAGAGTATAACTCGAATGTAAATTAA
- a CDS encoding carbohydrate ABC transporter permease: MKKKINWAPAFFVGPHVILFAVFILLPTIYGIYASFTKWNLMSDPVWVGFDNYKAILFDGKSTFHTQFFRGLKNTLIFVGLSVPLLIVIPLMVAVALEHKKVKMKSLIQSILYIPGLISISAAALIWLLIFNKQLGITGNLFGSQVAWPANQPYAWIIIIVITLWGGIGGNMIIYRASLSGVAQELYESAELDGAGSIKRFTSITLPSIRFPLIYTFVMTTAGAFNVFGQPLMMTDGGPRQSTHVLMMYIRQLAFGNGESIAGMASAMAVLLGLVILVISALQYYVMNRNAT, translated from the coding sequence ATGAAAAAGAAAATAAATTGGGCACCTGCCTTCTTTGTAGGTCCGCATGTCATTTTGTTTGCTGTCTTCATTTTATTGCCAACGATTTATGGGATTTATGCTTCATTTACAAAGTGGAATTTAATGAGTGATCCGGTTTGGGTAGGTTTTGATAACTATAAGGCCATTCTTTTTGATGGCAAATCAACGTTTCATACGCAATTTTTCAGAGGTCTGAAAAATACGTTGATCTTTGTGGGTCTCTCTGTTCCATTATTAATTGTGATCCCATTAATGGTGGCTGTTGCACTGGAACATAAAAAAGTTAAAATGAAGAGCTTAATTCAATCTATTCTCTATATTCCAGGCTTGATTTCGATTTCTGCGGCAGCACTGATCTGGCTCTTGATCTTTAATAAACAACTGGGGATCACAGGAAATCTGTTCGGATCACAAGTTGCGTGGCCTGCAAACCAGCCTTATGCGTGGATTATCATCATTGTAATCACATTATGGGGTGGTATTGGAGGCAACATGATTATTTATCGTGCTTCCTTAAGTGGCGTTGCGCAAGAATTATATGAATCAGCCGAGCTCGATGGTGCGGGTTCAATTAAAAGATTCACTAGTATCACCTTGCCATCTATTCGTTTTCCATTAATCTATACCTTTGTTATGACAACCGCCGGAGCCTTTAATGTATTCGGCCAACCGTTAATGATGACCGATGGCGGGCCTCGACAAAGTACACACGTACTCATGATGTATATTCGTCAATTAGCTTTCGGTAACGGTGAGTCCATCGCAGGGATGGCATCCGCTATGGCAGTGTTATTGGGATTAGTGATCTTGGTCATTTCAGCACTTCAATATTATGTAATGAACCGAAATGCAACCTAG
- a CDS encoding ArsR/SmtB family transcription factor encodes MQLEIDKSSLVVYEALASEVRIKIIQLLSKNKMNIKDLAEELKISSPIVTKHIKKLEDAGLIKTEKVPGKSGMQKISILRVDHIEINFPKKIFHSFASYETSVPIGHYTDYDLKPTCGLATEKEFIGRVDEPKYFMDSKRVDAEILWFTQGYVQYNIANFLKKEETLQQFEISLELSSEFPFANDVWPSDITFSLNGLELGTWTSPGDFADARGKFTPDWWPHNINQYGLLKTIRITNHNGTYIDGDPLSSVSIEDLDTTCDRWTFRIEVKEDAKHVGGATIFGKKFGNHDQDIMFKLYYL; translated from the coding sequence ATGCAATTGGAAATAGACAAGTCCTCTCTCGTTGTTTACGAAGCCTTGGCAAGTGAAGTACGCATAAAAATCATTCAGTTGCTCTCCAAAAATAAGATGAACATCAAAGATTTGGCAGAAGAACTTAAAATAAGCAGTCCTATCGTAACAAAACACATCAAAAAACTAGAAGACGCAGGACTCATAAAAACCGAAAAGGTTCCTGGTAAATCAGGGATGCAAAAAATCTCGATTCTAAGAGTGGATCATATTGAGATTAACTTCCCAAAGAAGATCTTCCACTCCTTTGCCTCCTACGAGACATCCGTGCCGATTGGTCATTATACGGATTATGATCTGAAACCTACATGCGGACTTGCTACAGAAAAAGAGTTTATCGGCAGAGTTGACGAACCTAAGTATTTCATGGATTCCAAAAGAGTTGACGCTGAGATCCTATGGTTTACTCAAGGCTATGTTCAATACAATATTGCCAACTTTCTAAAAAAAGAGGAAACCTTGCAGCAATTTGAAATTAGCTTGGAGCTATCTTCCGAATTTCCGTTTGCTAATGATGTATGGCCTTCAGACATCACCTTTTCCTTGAATGGCTTGGAATTAGGAACTTGGACGAGCCCTGGGGATTTTGCGGATGCTAGAGGAAAATTCACACCAGATTGGTGGCCGCACAATATTAACCAATATGGATTACTAAAAACGATCAGAATTACCAATCACAATGGAACCTACATTGACGGTGACCCATTGTCTTCCGTTTCAATCGAGGATTTAGATACAACTTGTGACCGATGGACCTTCCGGATCGAAGTGAAGGAAGATGCCAAGCATGTCGGAGGCGCAACCATTTTCGGGAAAAAATTCGGAAATCATGATCAAGACATCATGTTCAAATTGTATTATCTTTAA
- a CDS encoding DUF6171 family protein, protein MSTTSACKGCRDDYKVTEAQIERILSSSMFKTELCVPDEVYAERVALCRTCPKLHEGVTCVACGCIIPVVAKLRERSCPLPGGGLWGSFI, encoded by the coding sequence ATGTCAACAACATCTGCATGCAAGGGGTGTCGAGACGATTATAAGGTTACCGAAGCACAGATCGAGCGTATTTTGTCATCAAGCATGTTTAAGACAGAGCTTTGTGTTCCGGATGAAGTTTATGCTGAACGAGTTGCTCTTTGCAGGACTTGTCCTAAGCTGCATGAGGGCGTGACTTGCGTCGCTTGTGGCTGCATTATTCCCGTTGTAGCTAAGCTTAGGGAACGCAGCTGTCCACTGCCCGGTGGCGGATTATGGGGATCCTTCATTTAA